The region GGGCACGAGCATCTCGGGGATATATGCTCCCCCGAACTCTCCGTAATAGCCTTTTTCGCTGACTTGAAATTGTGACATAGACGATTGTTATTCAATGGTTAATTCTACAAAGATGTCACCCCTGCGGGGCTTGATGGCATAACTACACACGATTCTATTAAGATGTCACCCCTACGGGGCTGAATGGCATAATGACACACGGTTCTATTAAGATGCCACCCCTCCGGGGCTTTCCTCTGTTTAAGGATGATACGTCAGATTTTAATTCTTCACTCTTAATTCTTCACTCTTAATTCTTAAATCCTCTTTCTTAATTCCCCAATAAACCTTCTACACGCTTCCACATTCTTTATTCCCGGTTCGGTCTCAAACCGGCTGTTCACATCCACCGCGTGAAAATTGGGCATATTCAAAGACCGGATCGCCTCCACGTCATCCGGGCCAATTCCGCCGCTCAGAAAGAATGGTGTATCTCCTTTGTAGGTCTTCAACCGCTCCCAATCAAACTTCTCACCGGCCCCCCCGTGATTTTTACTCGCCGTATCAAACAGAAAATAATCACAGTGGCGGTCATACATCTCCATAAAATCCAGGTCCAATGCCCCGTTAACGCCAAATGCCTTGATCACGATCAGGCCATTCATTTTCATGGAGCGGCACTTTTCCGGTGACTCATTTCCATGCAACTGCACACCGAAGAGCCGATACTTATCCGCAGCCGCTTCCATATTCGCTTCAGGCTCATTCACAAAGACACCGATGCGGCGGACTTCGGGCGGCACCTGGGCGATTACGGCAGGATCCCAGTCATCGCCCACGTAACGCGGCGATTTTTTATAAAAAATAAAACCCATGTAATCCGGAGAAAGGCCTGCGATCTCTTTGATATTGGCTGCATCCCGCATGCCGCATATTTTTATTTTAGTCATAGGAAATGGTAATGGGTAATCAGACAATGGACATTAGACATTAGACAATGGGCAATGGGCATTTGTGATATATTGGCAGGCATACATATGCGATGCGCTATTTGGTTTTCAGATTTTCCGCGCCCTTCAACTCCTGATTCAACTTCTTCACAAACTCCTCGCAGGCTGCACCCGGGCGACCGGTACGCATAAAACCCTCACCAATCAGAAAACCATGGTAACCGGCCTGCCTGAGCTGAGCCGCTACTTTGGGATCACCCAGGCCGCTTTCAGAGATCAGTGTCTTTTCTTTGGGGAGCGCATGGATAATATCCAGACTTGTTTGCACCGATACCTCAAACGTTTTCAGGTTTCTATTGTTGATGCCAATGACATCCGCTTCATCGCAGATATGACCGAGTTCTGTTTCGTCATGAAGTTCTAACAATACTTCGAGGCCCAAAGATTTGGCAAATGCCGCCAGCTCTTTCACCCTCTTTGGCTCCAAAGCGGCTGCAATCAAAAGGATAGCATCCGCTCCAATGGATCTGGCCTCAATGATCTGGTATTCATCTACCGTGAAATCTTTCCTCAGGATCGGGCAGTAATTGAATTTACGCGCTATGGTCAGGTCCTCACTGCTTCCGCCGAAGTACTGCTTGTCGGTTAGCACAGACAGCGCAGATGCACCCGCCACCATATAATTGATTGACACCTGCTCCACTGAGATGTGGGCATTGATCATCCCTTTTGAGGGTGACTTGCGTTTGATCTCCGCAATAATACCGGACAAATCCGGGCGCCTGATGTATTCAGATAAGGATACCACCGGACTGTTATAGTAAAGTGAGGTCTCCAGCAATTTCACCGGATAAAGGCTTTTGCGCTCTTCTACCTCCTTAAATTTATGGGCGATGATCTCTTCAAGAATATTCATAATCTAAAGTTCAAGTAATGTTTTAAAAGATTGAAGGGCTTTGCCGGATACCAGTGATTCCCGTGCTTCCGAAACCGCGTCGTTGAGATTGACATCCTCCCTGGCGCATGCGATGGCCAGGGCGGAATTGGCGATCACCACTTCATTCTGCGCCCCGGTTCCCTCACCTTCCAGTATCTTCTTAAAGATAGATGCCGCTTCTTCCACCGTACTGCCGCCGAAAATCTCTTCGGCTTTGTGCACATGAAGACCTAATTGTTCAGGGCGATAAACATGTTCACCGGAACGGTTGATCGTTTTGAAATCTCCCGTCAGTGAAACTTCGTCATATCCATCCAGGGCGTAAATAATCTCAAATCTCTTGTCTGTCTCCTGTAACATGTACTGATAAAGTCGCGCCAGGTCAAGGTTAAACACACCTACGATCTGTTTTTTAGGAAACGCCGGATTCACCATCGGCCCCAGCATATTAAAAAATGTTTTTACACCGAGTTCCTTTCGCACAGGCCCTACCTGTTTCATGGCCGGATGAAACAGGGGCGCGTGCAAAAAACAAATCCCAGCCTTATCAAGTTGCTTTTGAAGCATGGCTTTGTCGTTGGTGAACTTCAGTCCGAAATGCTCCAGCACGTTGGATGACCCGGACACCGAACTCACGCCGTAGTTACCGTGCTTGGTCACCTTCACACCGGTACCTGCCACCACAAATGAAGACAGGGTGGAAATATTGAATGTATTCTTTCCATCACCACCTGTACCGCACAGGTCGATGGGATCCTGATCGGACATGTCCACATTCAGACAGAGTTCAAGCAATGCATCACGAAAGCCGGACAGTTCCTCTACGGTGATACTTCGCATCAGGTAAACGGTCAGAAAGGCAGCGATCTCACTGTTGTTGTAGGATGTCGAAGCAATGTTTTTCAATACCTCATAAGCCTCGTCCTTGCTAAGGGCTTTGTACTCAAAAAGGCGATTCAGAATTTCTTTCATTA is a window of Flavobacteriales bacterium DNA encoding:
- a CDS encoding phosphoribosylanthranilate isomerase — encoded protein: MTKIKICGMRDAANIKEIAGLSPDYMGFIFYKKSPRYVGDDWDPAVIAQVPPEVRRIGVFVNEPEANMEAAADKYRLFGVQLHGNESPEKCRSMKMNGLIVIKAFGVNGALDLDFMEMYDRHCDYFLFDTASKNHGGAGEKFDWERLKTYKGDTPFFLSGGIGPDDVEAIRSLNMPNFHAVDVNSRFETEPGIKNVEACRRFIGELRKRI
- the trpC gene encoding indole-3-glycerol phosphate synthase TrpC, translated to MNILEEIIAHKFKEVEERKSLYPVKLLETSLYYNSPVVSLSEYIRRPDLSGIIAEIKRKSPSKGMINAHISVEQVSINYMVAGASALSVLTDKQYFGGSSEDLTIARKFNYCPILRKDFTVDEYQIIEARSIGADAILLIAAALEPKRVKELAAFAKSLGLEVLLELHDETELGHICDEADVIGINNRNLKTFEVSVQTSLDIIHALPKEKTLISESGLGDPKVAAQLRQAGYHGFLIGEGFMRTGRPGAACEEFVKKLNQELKGAENLKTK
- the trpD gene encoding anthranilate phosphoribosyltransferase; this encodes MKEILNRLFEYKALSKDEAYEVLKNIASTSYNNSEIAAFLTVYLMRSITVEELSGFRDALLELCLNVDMSDQDPIDLCGTGGDGKNTFNISTLSSFVVAGTGVKVTKHGNYGVSSVSGSSNVLEHFGLKFTNDKAMLQKQLDKAGICFLHAPLFHPAMKQVGPVRKELGVKTFFNMLGPMVNPAFPKKQIVGVFNLDLARLYQYMLQETDKRFEIIYALDGYDEVSLTGDFKTINRSGEHVYRPEQLGLHVHKAEEIFGGSTVEEAASIFKKILEGEGTGAQNEVVIANSALAIACAREDVNLNDAVSEARESLVSGKALQSFKTLLEL